One region of Arthrobacter sp. StoSoilB22 genomic DNA includes:
- a CDS encoding pentapeptide repeat-containing protein has translation MRPSPNLTPDCGNCFALCCTALGFARSADFAIDKPAASPCPNMADDFSCTIHQRLRPRGFRGCTVFDCFGAGQVVSQHTFAGTSWTQDPSSMSSMFAVFKVVRQLHEMLWYLAEARQRTFDPELAAAADHLSEGVVAAAQGDASTVLATDVETLHRQVRALLMEVSEDARASYGAEDQQTPDGGLQPGADLMGANLANQRLCGADLRGAYLIGANLRKSDLTAVDLLGADLRGAQLHGADLSRALYVTQPQINAAEGDPHTLLPPRLTKPDHW, from the coding sequence ATGAGACCTTCACCAAACCTCACCCCGGACTGCGGCAACTGCTTCGCCCTGTGCTGTACCGCGCTCGGATTTGCCCGGTCGGCTGACTTTGCGATCGACAAACCTGCCGCTTCGCCGTGCCCGAACATGGCGGACGACTTTTCCTGCACCATTCACCAACGCTTACGGCCCCGGGGCTTCCGCGGCTGCACGGTCTTTGATTGTTTCGGTGCCGGCCAAGTGGTCTCCCAACACACTTTCGCCGGGACCAGTTGGACACAGGATCCCTCATCCATGTCCTCGATGTTCGCGGTGTTCAAAGTAGTCAGGCAACTCCACGAGATGCTCTGGTACCTGGCTGAGGCCCGGCAACGGACCTTCGATCCCGAGCTCGCGGCCGCGGCGGACCACCTGTCTGAGGGCGTAGTAGCCGCCGCCCAAGGTGACGCGTCAACGGTCCTTGCCACCGACGTCGAGACACTCCACAGGCAGGTCCGGGCGCTCCTGATGGAGGTCAGCGAAGACGCCCGCGCCTCTTACGGCGCAGAAGACCAGCAAACGCCCGACGGCGGCCTCCAGCCAGGTGCCGACCTGATGGGCGCCAACCTTGCCAACCAGCGCCTCTGCGGAGCAGATCTCCGCGGCGCGTACCTGATCGGAGCCAATCTGAGGAAGTCAGACCTCACCGCCGTAGACCTCCTGGGAGCTGACCTTCGCGGAGCACAGCTTCACGGAGCGGACCTCTCCAGGGCGCTCTATGTGACCCAACCGCAGATCAACGCCGCCGAAGGCGACCCCCACACCCTCCTACCCCCAAGACTCACAAAACCGGATCACTGGTGA
- a CDS encoding DUF5719 family protein, protein MSEDQKNVSGESTEAQEPKKSRSASSSRSAGSSRSSNSRSSNRGAITGVLSAVVILAAGGGAVAATSMVPEPSGGTSVDIRQADVPAGRALAVCPEPARLVNGTVVGTDADFSPVSTTATSALNAVVLSNPAGTVPGSSVAALGGDLVARIAEAPSSTPPPTAGPPVLAAGVASISPVTSPAVVGADAMGNEQASLAANLSYSATDGDLRGLAATQCQPPGNDAWLLGANTAVGRTAVLNVSNASETPATVNLELYGYEGQIQAPGARGLLVAPGTTRSVNLAGLAPGESQLAVHVRSTGGPVAATIQQSVLRGIAPGGVEYLSPGAGPSNLQVMSGVDIQDPSGVKTLAAKPGFADAVPALQIAVPGSTDAVVQVSLYGANGERKIPNGGVVTVKGGTVATLNLDGVPAGSYTVRASSDVSFLASARVTRGTKAEDATDLAWSPSSARLGSQHLVAVPRDGQKFLSFGVPEGRGTVSYAPVTADGKVGKSVDVDMSGGTTSMIELPEKSGNSVVAGYVVSASGDPVYGALVLGKQGRTDVSVVAIQDAASGLQKVPVSVGY, encoded by the coding sequence GTGTCTGAGGACCAGAAGAACGTGTCCGGCGAAAGCACTGAAGCCCAGGAGCCCAAGAAATCCCGCAGCGCCAGCTCCAGCCGCAGCGCCGGCTCCAGCCGCAGCTCCAACAGCCGCAGCTCCAATAGGGGAGCCATCACCGGCGTCCTGTCAGCAGTGGTCATCCTTGCCGCCGGCGGAGGGGCAGTAGCCGCCACATCCATGGTGCCTGAACCCTCAGGCGGGACCTCCGTGGACATCCGCCAGGCTGACGTACCTGCTGGCCGCGCCCTGGCGGTGTGTCCCGAACCCGCGCGGCTTGTGAACGGAACCGTGGTGGGCACGGACGCTGACTTCAGCCCTGTATCCACCACGGCCACCAGCGCCCTGAATGCAGTGGTGCTCAGTAACCCGGCCGGAACAGTGCCAGGGAGCAGTGTGGCAGCGTTGGGTGGTGACCTGGTGGCCCGGATCGCAGAGGCACCCAGCAGTACGCCTCCGCCCACAGCTGGCCCGCCTGTTCTCGCCGCCGGCGTAGCGTCCATCAGCCCGGTGACGTCACCGGCCGTGGTGGGTGCCGATGCCATGGGAAACGAGCAGGCGTCCCTGGCTGCCAACCTCAGTTACTCAGCCACTGACGGCGATCTCCGGGGCCTGGCGGCAACTCAATGCCAGCCACCGGGCAATGACGCGTGGTTATTGGGCGCCAACACTGCTGTTGGTCGGACTGCCGTTCTGAACGTGAGTAACGCCTCCGAGACTCCGGCCACGGTCAACCTTGAACTGTATGGATACGAGGGACAGATCCAGGCGCCCGGGGCCCGTGGTCTCCTGGTAGCTCCCGGCACCACCCGTTCGGTTAACCTGGCCGGCCTCGCGCCCGGTGAATCGCAACTTGCCGTGCACGTGCGCAGCACGGGAGGCCCCGTTGCCGCCACTATCCAACAGAGCGTGTTGCGCGGAATCGCTCCGGGTGGTGTGGAGTACCTTTCGCCGGGTGCTGGTCCATCGAACCTTCAGGTCATGTCCGGCGTCGATATTCAAGACCCGTCTGGCGTCAAAACCCTGGCCGCGAAGCCGGGGTTCGCGGATGCCGTTCCGGCGCTTCAGATCGCCGTACCCGGTTCTACTGACGCCGTGGTGCAGGTCAGCCTTTACGGTGCCAACGGAGAACGCAAAATTCCCAACGGGGGAGTGGTGACGGTCAAAGGCGGGACGGTGGCCACCCTCAACCTTGACGGCGTCCCAGCCGGCAGCTATACCGTCAGGGCCAGCTCGGATGTCTCTTTCCTGGCATCAGCGAGGGTCACCCGTGGAACCAAAGCCGAAGATGCAACGGACTTAGCCTGGTCTCCGTCGTCGGCACGCCTCGGTAGCCAGCACTTGGTGGCCGTTCCCAGGGACGGGCAGAAGTTCCTGAGCTTTGGTGTCCCTGAAGGGCGAGGCACAGTCAGCTACGCTCCGGTGACTGCCGACGGAAAGGTTGGCAAGTCCGTTGACGTGGATATGTCCGGCGGGACCACCTCCATGATCGAGCTACCAGAGAAGTCCGGCAACTCCGTGGTGGCCGGTTATGTGGTGTCCGCGTCGGGTGATCCGGTGTACGGCGCGCTGGTACTCGGAAAACAAGGACGCACAGACGTTTCGGTCGTGGCAATTCAGGATGCGGCCTCAGGGCTACAGAAGGTGCCGGTCTCGGTCGGCTACTAG
- a CDS encoding TIGR01906 family membrane protein — translation MSDKSQKPQEPDTAVHEDPNEPAFDWMKPKTSGGATEATPAATTGATTVAAKSSADSTATPAKGQPGSRADRKAAEAADAGTETPLFADTLAEASTSKAPAHYSEPLPTSALQVRPPEDEVARRNAEREQAAKVKPIGPRVFQVLLAISYPIILLVLAVRAVTSPLFLWVEYNRPGFPGDGYGFSTDDRMTYGSYAVDYLSNWAGPRYLGGLVNQDGEKLFMDSEVSHMADVKLVILSSFGAGLLLIILSIIAILYLRKRSNGGIRRGLFAGSIVTLVIIIGLAVLAALSWQQFFTEFHRIFFANGTWTFALEDTLIRLFPGQFWIDAGIVIGALVFLAATVTFILTWPTKRRRGVADKQEAADEAEPSAREADEESESSGLRQEVSESRR, via the coding sequence GTGAGCGACAAGAGCCAAAAACCACAAGAACCGGACACGGCCGTCCACGAGGACCCCAACGAACCGGCCTTCGACTGGATGAAGCCAAAAACGTCCGGCGGCGCCACCGAGGCCACTCCTGCAGCCACCACTGGAGCCACCACCGTGGCAGCAAAATCTTCAGCTGATTCAACTGCGACGCCAGCTAAGGGCCAGCCCGGTAGCCGCGCGGACCGCAAAGCTGCTGAAGCTGCCGACGCCGGTACTGAAACCCCGTTGTTCGCGGACACCCTTGCCGAAGCCTCCACCAGCAAGGCGCCGGCGCACTATTCTGAACCGTTGCCGACATCGGCCCTTCAGGTCCGCCCGCCGGAAGACGAAGTAGCGCGACGGAACGCCGAACGCGAGCAAGCGGCAAAGGTGAAGCCAATAGGGCCTCGGGTTTTCCAGGTGCTGCTGGCCATTTCGTACCCGATCATTCTCTTGGTGCTCGCCGTCCGGGCAGTCACCAGTCCGTTGTTCCTGTGGGTGGAGTACAACCGTCCGGGTTTCCCCGGCGACGGATACGGCTTCAGCACTGACGACCGAATGACGTACGGCTCGTACGCTGTGGACTACCTCAGTAACTGGGCCGGCCCCCGGTATCTGGGAGGCTTGGTTAATCAGGACGGGGAGAAGCTCTTCATGGACAGCGAAGTTTCCCATATGGCCGACGTGAAGCTGGTCATCCTGTCCTCCTTCGGGGCAGGGCTCCTGCTCATCATCCTCAGCATCATCGCCATCCTGTATTTGCGTAAGCGGAGCAATGGCGGGATCCGTCGAGGTCTCTTTGCCGGATCCATTGTCACGCTGGTCATCATCATTGGTCTAGCTGTCCTGGCCGCCCTGAGCTGGCAGCAGTTCTTCACGGAATTCCACCGGATTTTCTTTGCCAACGGAACATGGACCTTCGCGCTGGAAGACACCCTCATCCGGCTTTTCCCGGGCCAGTTCTGGATTGACGCGGGCATTGTGATCGGCGCTCTGGTATTCCTGGCGGCCACGGTCACGTTCATCCTGACATGGCCCACCAAGCGGCGCCGCGGCGTTGCGGACAAGCAGGAGGCCGCGGACGAGGCTGAACCTTCCGCGCGGGAAGCAGACGAGGAGTCGGAGTCGTCTGGCCTTCGCCAGGAAGTCTCGGAATCCCGCCGTTAG
- the ahcY gene encoding adenosylhomocysteinase, with protein sequence MTFDFKVADITLAEAGRHQIRLAEHEMPGLMSLRAEFGASQPLKGARIAGSLHMTVQTAVLIETLTALGAEVRWASCNIFSTQDEAAAAVVVGKGTPEDPQGVPVFAWKGETLEEYWWTAEQILTWPGADANPELGPNMILDDGGDATLLLHKGVDFEAAGAVPTAAEDDPEEYVLILDLLRRTLAADPQKWTRLAARIEGVTEETTTGVHRLYQLAEQGKLLFPAINVNDSVTKSKFDNKYGIRHSLPDGINRATDVLMGGKVAVVCGYGDVGKGAAEALRGQGSRVIVTEIDPICALQAAMDGYQVAKLETVLAQGDIFITTTGNKDVIMAEHMLGMKNKAIVGNIGHFDNEIDIAGLAKIPGVKRVEIKPQVHEWVFGAGTDSERSIIVLSEGRLLNLGNATGHPSFVMSNSFANQTIAQIELWTKKDQPAGEREYQNQVYVLPKILDEKVARLHLDALGVELTELSKDQADYLDLDVAGPYKPEHYRY encoded by the coding sequence ATGACTTTTGACTTCAAAGTGGCTGACATCACTCTTGCCGAGGCCGGCCGCCACCAGATCCGTCTAGCCGAGCACGAAATGCCGGGCCTTATGTCGCTCCGCGCGGAGTTCGGTGCCTCCCAGCCACTCAAGGGCGCAAGGATCGCCGGTTCCCTCCACATGACGGTCCAGACCGCGGTGCTCATAGAAACCCTCACGGCCCTGGGCGCGGAAGTTCGCTGGGCCTCCTGCAACATCTTCTCCACCCAGGACGAAGCCGCGGCCGCCGTCGTGGTTGGTAAGGGCACCCCCGAGGACCCGCAGGGCGTCCCGGTTTTCGCTTGGAAGGGCGAAACCCTTGAGGAGTACTGGTGGACTGCCGAGCAGATCCTCACCTGGCCCGGCGCTGACGCCAACCCGGAGTTGGGTCCCAACATGATTCTCGACGACGGCGGCGACGCCACGCTGCTTCTGCACAAGGGCGTCGACTTCGAAGCTGCAGGTGCCGTCCCCACTGCCGCTGAAGATGATCCGGAGGAATACGTCCTCATCCTGGATCTTCTGCGCAGGACCCTTGCCGCTGATCCGCAGAAGTGGACCCGCCTGGCAGCCCGTATTGAGGGCGTCACCGAGGAAACCACCACCGGTGTGCACCGCCTCTACCAGCTCGCGGAGCAGGGCAAGCTGCTGTTCCCGGCCATCAACGTCAACGACTCCGTCACCAAGAGCAAATTCGATAATAAGTACGGGATCCGTCACTCCCTGCCGGACGGCATCAACAGGGCTACGGACGTCCTCATGGGCGGCAAGGTTGCGGTTGTCTGCGGCTATGGCGACGTCGGCAAGGGCGCCGCCGAGGCGTTGCGCGGCCAGGGTTCCCGGGTCATTGTCACAGAGATTGATCCCATTTGTGCCCTCCAGGCTGCGATGGACGGCTACCAGGTGGCCAAGCTGGAGACGGTGCTCGCCCAGGGAGACATCTTCATCACCACCACGGGCAACAAGGACGTCATCATGGCCGAGCACATGCTGGGCATGAAGAACAAAGCAATCGTGGGAAACATCGGCCACTTCGACAACGAGATCGACATCGCCGGGCTGGCAAAGATTCCGGGCGTCAAGAGGGTTGAGATCAAGCCGCAGGTCCACGAATGGGTGTTCGGGGCAGGCACTGATTCGGAGCGTTCCATCATTGTGCTGTCCGAGGGTAGGTTGCTTAACCTTGGCAATGCCACTGGCCACCCGTCGTTCGTGATGAGTAACTCCTTCGCCAACCAGACCATTGCGCAGATTGAACTCTGGACGAAGAAGGACCAGCCGGCCGGAGAGCGCGAGTACCAGAATCAGGTCTACGTCCTCCCCAAGATCCTGGATGAGAAGGTTGCGCGACTCCACCTGGATGCTCTGGGCGTGGAGCTGACCGAACTGAGCAAGGATCAGGCCGACTACCTCGATCTTGATGTTGCAGGGCCTTACAAGCCGGAGCATTACCGCTACTAG
- a CDS encoding stage II sporulation protein M — protein MDIDAFSAVHEDKWSRLHFLAHKRRLTGAEADELLRLYQTVSGHLSLIRSVAPETGLSASLSAALAQARTRFTGARSNFMEDLARFFVISLPAAFYRIRWLTLWCGLAFVLVAGAYALWIGTSPEALRAVASSDARVQQYVEEDFIDYYSENPAASFAGAVWTNNAWISAQAVAFGVTGFWVPFILFMNAQGLGIAAGLFLATGKMDIFFSYILPHGLMELTAVFIACAAGLKIFWAMVRPGPRTRLQAVADEGRSLITIALGLVLVLLVSGIVEGFVTPSSLPVWAKIAIGALVLAGYWVYTLVLGGKAVRAGVTGDMDANDAGYRSIAA, from the coding sequence GTGGACATTGATGCCTTCTCGGCCGTACATGAGGACAAATGGTCGCGGCTTCATTTCCTGGCGCACAAGCGCAGGCTGACGGGTGCCGAGGCAGACGAACTTCTGCGCCTTTACCAGACGGTGTCCGGGCATCTTTCCTTGATCCGTTCTGTGGCACCGGAGACGGGATTGTCCGCATCCTTGTCCGCAGCGCTGGCCCAGGCCCGGACGCGTTTCACCGGGGCCCGCTCGAATTTCATGGAGGATCTGGCGCGGTTTTTCGTCATTTCACTTCCTGCGGCGTTTTACCGCATCCGGTGGCTGACCCTGTGGTGCGGGCTGGCCTTTGTCCTGGTGGCGGGTGCTTATGCACTGTGGATTGGCACCTCACCGGAGGCATTGAGGGCTGTGGCCTCCAGTGACGCCAGAGTGCAGCAGTACGTGGAGGAAGACTTCATTGACTACTACTCCGAGAATCCGGCAGCCTCCTTTGCCGGCGCAGTGTGGACCAACAACGCTTGGATCTCAGCTCAGGCCGTGGCTTTCGGCGTTACCGGATTCTGGGTGCCCTTCATCCTGTTCATGAACGCGCAGGGGCTGGGAATCGCTGCGGGACTTTTCCTTGCGACGGGGAAGATGGACATTTTCTTCAGCTACATCCTTCCGCACGGTCTCATGGAACTTACGGCCGTTTTCATCGCCTGTGCTGCGGGGCTCAAGATTTTTTGGGCCATGGTGCGGCCGGGCCCGAGGACGAGGCTGCAGGCCGTGGCTGATGAGGGCCGTTCCCTGATCACCATTGCCTTGGGGCTGGTGCTCGTCCTGCTCGTCTCCGGCATTGTGGAAGGCTTTGTGACCCCGAGTTCCCTGCCCGTATGGGCCAAGATCGCTATCGGCGCCTTGGTGTTAGCAGGCTACTGGGTGTACACGCTGGTCCTGGGCGGGAAGGCCGTCCGCGCGGGCGTCACGGGAGACATGGATGCCAACGACGCCGGGTACCGAAGCATCGCAGCATAG
- a CDS encoding DUF3499 domain-containing protein: MGAIRQCSRSACRQSAVATLTYVYAESTAVLGPLATYAEPHAYDLCSQHAESLTVPRGWEVLRLAMPTTPQEPGPDDLLALANAVREAASAPAETPARQNHAQMEPPAGAEGTRRGHLRILREPT; this comes from the coding sequence GTGGGTGCCATTCGTCAGTGTTCCAGATCAGCCTGCCGCCAGTCCGCGGTGGCTACTTTGACGTACGTGTACGCAGAGTCAACCGCAGTCCTGGGGCCTCTGGCCACCTACGCAGAACCGCACGCCTACGATCTCTGCTCCCAACATGCAGAGTCCCTGACGGTTCCGCGAGGCTGGGAAGTCCTGCGTCTGGCCATGCCCACAACGCCGCAGGAACCGGGTCCGGATGATTTGCTGGCACTTGCCAACGCGGTCCGGGAGGCGGCCTCAGCCCCTGCGGAAACTCCTGCCCGGCAAAACCACGCCCAGATGGAGCCGCCCGCCGGCGCCGAGGGCACCCGCCGCGGGCACTTGCGGATCCTCCGGGAACCGACTTAA
- a CDS encoding RDD family protein, translating to MSSIITGEAVVLELRPASFAARALGLILDVISQVVLAILLIILIASASRDLDDAAIRALILSSVVFSVVIVPVTVETLTRGRSLGKLATGLRIVRDDGGSIRFRHALIRGLLGFLEIYLTFGGLAIGVALFNDKSKRLGDIVAGTYSLRQRVPSKPRIIPVAPHHLQSWVGMADIGRVPDATARRAGTFVQQAYLMAPASRVNMAASLASELARYVAPPPPAGTIPEDYIGAVLGERRNRELIRLRQAEQRNATIGERLRKLPFTDS from the coding sequence ATGAGTTCAATCATCACAGGCGAGGCAGTAGTCCTCGAGCTTCGCCCCGCCTCCTTTGCCGCGCGGGCCCTGGGCCTCATCCTGGATGTCATCTCCCAGGTGGTCCTCGCAATACTCCTGATCATCCTCATCGCCTCAGCCTCCCGGGACCTTGACGATGCCGCCATCCGAGCACTGATCCTCAGCAGCGTTGTGTTCTCCGTGGTCATCGTCCCCGTCACGGTGGAGACCCTGACCCGCGGGCGTTCCTTGGGAAAGCTCGCAACAGGGCTACGAATAGTCCGCGACGACGGCGGGTCCATCCGCTTCCGGCACGCCCTCATCCGCGGGCTCCTTGGATTCCTGGAGATCTACCTGACCTTCGGCGGCCTCGCAATCGGCGTGGCACTCTTCAACGACAAATCCAAGCGCCTCGGGGATATCGTTGCAGGCACCTACTCCCTCCGGCAACGAGTACCCTCAAAGCCCCGGATCATTCCCGTAGCCCCGCATCATCTTCAATCATGGGTGGGCATGGCGGACATCGGCAGGGTACCGGATGCCACCGCCCGACGGGCTGGAACCTTTGTACAGCAGGCTTATCTCATGGCCCCGGCCTCGCGCGTCAACATGGCCGCATCGCTCGCATCCGAACTCGCAAGGTACGTGGCACCACCCCCGCCAGCGGGCACCATCCCCGAAGACTACATAGGCGCAGTCCTCGGGGAACGGCGCAACCGCGAACTCATCCGCCTGCGGCAAGCGGAACAGCGGAACGCAACCATAGGCGAGCGACTCAGGAAACTGCCGTTCACTGACAGTTAG
- a CDS encoding metallopeptidase family protein yields MQSQPHVPGFNIRWTDADGDQAQEHAGSEVRGFRRRRRNRHGRGLRGELMLPNLPGFRTRAERFDDMVLDSAERLQDMWGKQLDGVLFAVDEIPPNLEQLVALGNTAPLGSYTPGGRGEAPMITVYRRVVEQGVSTREELQDLVHDVVVEYTAEMLGVPPETLDPVYRRRYQ; encoded by the coding sequence ATGCAGTCACAGCCACATGTTCCCGGGTTCAATATCCGGTGGACTGACGCCGATGGCGATCAGGCCCAGGAACACGCCGGTTCGGAAGTTCGGGGCTTCCGGCGACGCCGGCGCAACCGGCACGGACGGGGACTGCGCGGAGAACTGATGCTCCCCAACCTCCCCGGGTTCCGCACCCGCGCGGAGCGATTCGATGACATGGTGCTGGACTCCGCGGAGCGGCTCCAGGACATGTGGGGCAAGCAACTGGACGGTGTGCTCTTTGCCGTGGACGAAATCCCGCCCAACCTTGAACAGCTTGTCGCCCTGGGGAATACGGCCCCTTTGGGCTCCTACACGCCCGGTGGCCGTGGCGAGGCACCCATGATCACGGTGTACCGTCGCGTGGTTGAACAGGGCGTTTCCACCCGTGAGGAACTACAGGACCTCGTCCACGACGTCGTGGTGGAGTACACGGCCGAGATGCTCGGCGTGCCGCCTGAGACCCTGGACCCGGTCTACCGGCGTCGATACCAGTGA
- a CDS encoding Ig-like domain-containing protein has protein sequence MTEVATRKKGKILAIVGVCAAIVVGGIGVVTVPGLLAGSPQETAVAPSPAPTVEAKPVELGITPLDGAVEWNPVVGPQIKAVNGKLKDVVLAPVSGGAPVQGKTSPDGSTWTTLEVLKFKTQYNYSFTVVDTAGKETKKSQTFTTVSAAYEADASIYPRNGTTAGSGQPIEINFSEPVVDKAAMEKRVAITVSSGQPVAWHWYSDKKVRIRPEAFWASGTTVTVDMKLLGVDFGNNMIGNADVVSTFTTGPQRVAVVDDKTKTMNVYSDGQLVHTAPVSLGGEDWLSPTGYAVIMEQERHSNFNAGTIGLKPGDKGYYPPLVVEYANRLTWSGVYVHQALEAAWSSIGVANVSHGCVGLLPADAAWFFNNMKTGDVVQILNTGAPAVEPLEGFGDWNIPWASYAQR, from the coding sequence ATGACGGAAGTCGCCACACGAAAAAAGGGCAAGATCCTTGCCATTGTTGGAGTCTGCGCAGCTATTGTGGTGGGCGGAATTGGCGTGGTCACGGTACCCGGACTGCTGGCCGGATCTCCCCAGGAAACGGCCGTTGCACCGTCGCCTGCCCCCACTGTGGAGGCCAAGCCCGTGGAGTTGGGCATCACCCCCCTGGATGGGGCTGTGGAGTGGAATCCCGTTGTTGGCCCCCAGATCAAAGCAGTCAACGGCAAGCTGAAGGACGTGGTGCTGGCGCCGGTTAGCGGCGGGGCACCTGTGCAAGGCAAGACCAGCCCTGATGGCAGCACCTGGACCACTCTGGAAGTCCTGAAGTTCAAAACCCAATACAACTACTCCTTCACCGTGGTTGATACTGCGGGGAAAGAGACCAAAAAGTCACAGACCTTCACCACTGTTTCCGCAGCTTACGAGGCCGACGCGTCCATCTACCCCCGCAACGGCACCACGGCTGGCTCCGGGCAGCCTATTGAAATCAACTTCAGCGAGCCCGTAGTGGACAAAGCGGCCATGGAAAAGCGGGTTGCCATTACCGTCTCATCCGGTCAGCCTGTGGCCTGGCACTGGTACTCAGACAAGAAAGTCAGGATCCGTCCGGAGGCCTTCTGGGCTTCAGGCACCACCGTCACCGTGGACATGAAACTCCTGGGCGTCGATTTCGGTAATAACATGATCGGCAACGCGGACGTCGTCTCAACGTTCACTACGGGCCCGCAGCGTGTGGCCGTAGTAGACGACAAAACCAAGACCATGAACGTGTACTCCGACGGCCAGCTGGTCCACACCGCCCCCGTCTCACTGGGCGGGGAAGACTGGCTTTCGCCCACCGGCTACGCGGTCATCATGGAGCAAGAACGCCACTCCAACTTCAACGCCGGCACCATCGGCCTGAAGCCTGGAGACAAGGGATACTACCCGCCGCTCGTGGTTGAATACGCCAACCGCCTGACGTGGTCCGGTGTCTACGTTCACCAGGCTCTCGAAGCCGCGTGGAGCTCTATTGGTGTGGCCAACGTATCGCACGGCTGCGTCGGTCTGTTGCCTGCGGACGCTGCATGGTTCTTCAACAACATGAAGACCGGAGACGTCGTTCAGATCCTCAACACCGGAGCACCGGCAGTGGAACCGCTGGAAGGCTTTGGAGACTGGAACATACCCTGGGCGAGCTACGCTCAACGCTAG
- a CDS encoding sporulation-delaying protein SdpB family protein, with the protein MLTLVFTSNDALFRPVLGVGDYPLCRGVESLGLFCVIPREQLGLSKVLGIFILLLVISGVLPQLTGVLHAWVAFSVATGISIPDGGDQITSNLALLLVPICLTDPRMNHWRSARSGVRLLASRAGTAGVSLLALKLQVSILYFYSMTGKIFQTEWAEGSALYYIGSGFFGPSGALKDAFGLLTDNPVVSLGMSWGALLIELMLAVTLLTPDKFRLAWFALGGSLHAGIALFLGIWSFQVAMLAALSLLTIPATSPVYSAGFRLRHFRFKTAFVGTR; encoded by the coding sequence ATGCTGACGTTGGTTTTCACGAGCAACGACGCACTATTCAGGCCGGTTCTTGGTGTGGGCGATTATCCCCTGTGCCGCGGCGTTGAATCATTGGGCTTGTTCTGTGTCATTCCGCGTGAGCAACTGGGTCTATCCAAAGTCCTGGGGATCTTTATCCTGTTGCTGGTGATCTCCGGAGTCTTGCCCCAGCTCACCGGTGTCCTGCACGCATGGGTAGCCTTCAGCGTTGCAACGGGCATCTCAATTCCGGACGGCGGCGACCAAATTACGTCGAACCTGGCACTACTACTAGTTCCTATCTGCCTCACGGACCCGAGGATGAACCACTGGCGCAGCGCCCGCTCAGGAGTCCGATTGTTGGCATCCCGGGCTGGAACGGCCGGAGTTTCCCTACTGGCCCTGAAGTTGCAGGTCTCTATCCTCTACTTCTATTCAATGACGGGGAAGATATTCCAAACCGAGTGGGCGGAAGGGTCTGCCCTCTACTACATCGGATCTGGCTTTTTCGGCCCCTCGGGAGCCCTAAAGGACGCTTTCGGCCTGCTGACGGACAATCCCGTGGTATCCCTTGGCATGTCGTGGGGCGCACTCCTGATCGAATTGATGCTCGCCGTTACGTTGCTGACCCCCGACAAGTTCCGCCTCGCCTGGTTCGCTCTGGGCGGTTCGCTCCATGCAGGAATCGCGCTGTTCCTAGGGATCTGGAGCTTCCAAGTAGCTATGCTGGCTGCCCTGTCCCTCCTTACGATTCCGGCTACGTCACCGGTCTATTCGGCAGGATTCCGCCTTCGTCACTTCAGGTTCAAGACGGCTTTCGTAGGGACTCGATAA
- a CDS encoding Trm112 family protein, with translation MPKVSPELLSILRCPVTGSPLVQEGDELVSTDAAADGVKLRYTIEDGIPLLLPPELLAAANAATSGQHDSKA, from the coding sequence ATGCCAAAGGTCAGTCCTGAACTGTTGTCCATCCTGCGCTGCCCCGTGACGGGGTCACCGCTGGTCCAGGAGGGCGATGAGTTGGTTTCCACCGACGCCGCTGCGGACGGCGTAAAGCTCCGCTACACCATTGAGGACGGCATCCCGTTGCTCCTGCCACCGGAACTGCTGGCCGCTGCCAATGCGGCAACGTCGGGCCAGCACGATTCCAAGGCCTGA